A portion of the Longimicrobiaceae bacterium genome contains these proteins:
- a CDS encoding glycosyltransferase, with the protein MQLSVIIPCLNAGETIRTQLEALARQHWSGDWEVIVADNGSTDDTRSIAASYASRIPSLRVVDASQRRGSAYARNAGVRAAQGRSIAFCDADDEVADGWVAAIGAALQHHELVASRFDGSRLNSTKKLGVPQQHGLDRLWYSPFLPHAGGCGLGVQRGLHERIGGFDESLPRLMDTDYCIRAQLAGASLHFVPDALVHVRMRETGRELFRQTRIWARYNTLLHARYKNPGEQVPGAWRLYWGEWIKLAWAVPKLRRRDGRLWWMSRLGWQVGMLQGSIAYRLPPIVFLPRTRPAHEPAPESSAGGSAGALGDQAALR; encoded by the coding sequence ATGCAGCTGAGCGTCATCATCCCCTGCCTGAACGCCGGAGAGACGATCCGGACCCAGCTCGAGGCGCTGGCGAGGCAGCATTGGAGCGGGGACTGGGAGGTGATCGTCGCCGACAACGGCTCCACGGACGATACGCGATCGATCGCCGCGAGCTACGCGAGTCGGATCCCGTCATTGCGTGTCGTCGATGCCTCCCAGCGGCGCGGCAGCGCCTATGCGCGAAACGCGGGCGTGAGGGCTGCCCAAGGGCGCTCCATCGCATTCTGTGACGCGGACGATGAAGTGGCGGACGGCTGGGTCGCTGCCATCGGAGCAGCCTTGCAGCATCATGAACTGGTGGCGTCGCGGTTCGATGGAAGCAGGCTGAATTCAACCAAGAAGCTCGGCGTGCCACAGCAGCATGGCCTGGATCGGCTGTGGTATTCGCCATTCCTTCCGCACGCAGGCGGCTGTGGGTTGGGGGTCCAGCGAGGCCTTCACGAGAGGATCGGTGGATTCGACGAGTCGCTCCCTCGCCTCATGGATACAGACTACTGTATCCGCGCTCAGCTTGCCGGGGCCAGCCTTCACTTCGTTCCTGATGCGCTCGTTCATGTGCGGATGAGGGAGACCGGGCGCGAGCTGTTTCGCCAGACACGCATCTGGGCCCGGTATAATACTCTCCTACACGCACGATATAAGAACCCCGGCGAGCAAGTTCCGGGAGCTTGGCGCCTGTACTGGGGGGAATGGATCAAGCTGGCCTGGGCAGTCCCAAAGCTGCGACGGAGAGACGGGCGTTTGTGGTGGATGTCCAGACTAGGTTGGCAAGTCGGCATGCTCCAGGGAAGCATTGCCTATCGCCTGCCGCCGATCGTCTTTCTCCCACGTACACGGCCGGCACACGAACCGGCGCCGGAATCCTCGGCCGGTGGAAGTGCTGGCGCTCTTGGAGACCAGGCCGCACTTCGATGA
- a CDS encoding ABC transporter ATP-binding protein: GEVVGFVGRNGAGKSTLLKILSRITEPTRGEVRLRGRVGSLLEVGTGFHPELSGRENVYLNGAILGMRRVEINRKFDEIVDFAEIGQFIDTPVKHYSSGMYVRLAFAVAAHLEPEILIVDEVLSVGDASFQRKCIGKMSDVAGHGRTVLFVSHNMTAVQALCSRVIVLQAGEMVADTTPTAAVRAYMESVSDAILRPIATREDRKGDGSFRFTDFWLEDERGERIDQAILGQTVRLCASFTAQRSSERLHVAMNIWEEPGNSLINCDSTDRGAIFDRVPREGVVCCEIERLPLKPGRYFGNLFARMGGDVADWIEGAFCFDVTDGDFYGTGKVLSRGKFLVQHDWGLRPEVPAFASLPELVP, encoded by the coding sequence GGCGAAGTCGTGGGGTTCGTCGGCCGCAACGGGGCGGGCAAGAGCACCCTGCTGAAGATCCTCTCGCGCATCACGGAGCCCACCCGGGGTGAGGTGCGGCTGCGGGGACGCGTTGGCTCGCTGCTGGAGGTCGGCACCGGCTTCCACCCCGAGCTCTCGGGTCGAGAGAACGTCTATCTCAACGGCGCGATCCTCGGCATGAGGCGGGTGGAGATCAACCGTAAGTTCGACGAAATCGTCGACTTCGCGGAGATCGGCCAGTTCATCGACACCCCGGTGAAGCACTACTCGAGCGGGATGTATGTGCGTCTCGCCTTTGCGGTAGCCGCTCACCTCGAGCCCGAGATCCTCATTGTCGACGAGGTTCTTTCGGTGGGCGACGCGAGCTTCCAGCGCAAATGCATCGGGAAGATGAGCGACGTCGCGGGCCATGGTCGCACGGTGCTCTTCGTAAGCCACAACATGACGGCGGTACAGGCGCTCTGCAGCCGCGTGATCGTGCTCCAGGCGGGAGAGATGGTGGCGGACACCACCCCCACCGCTGCGGTGCGTGCCTACATGGAAAGTGTGAGCGACGCGATACTGCGGCCGATCGCGACCCGGGAGGACCGGAAAGGCGATGGATCGTTCCGGTTTACGGATTTCTGGCTAGAGGATGAGCGGGGTGAGCGGATCGACCAGGCAATTCTGGGCCAGACGGTGAGGCTCTGCGCCAGCTTCACGGCCCAGCGGTCGAGCGAGCGCTTGCACGTGGCGATGAATATCTGGGAGGAACCCGGAAACTCTCTGATCAACTGCGACTCCACCGATCGGGGCGCCATCTTCGACCGGGTTCCGCGCGAAGGGGTCGTCTGCTGCGAGATCGAGCGCCTGCCGCTGAAGCCCGGGCGATATTTTGGCAACCTCTTCGCGAGGATGGGAGGTGACGTTGCGGATTGGATCGAGGGAGCCTTCTGCTTCGACGTCACCGACGGAGATTTCTACGGAACCGGCAAGGTCCTCAGCCGCGGTAAGTTCCTCGTGCAACACGACTGGGGGTTGAGGCCCGAGGTGCCCGCTTTCGCCAGCTTGCCCGAGCTCGTCCCCTGA